The region TCCCGGAGCTCCTCTTGAGAGTAGCTGCCGGTGTAGAGCCTTTTGGGGCCGTGGAGCCTGAAGTAGGCAAGCTCCTTAGTTGCAGTGCCCACCCTCGGCCACCTTAAGCTTTTCGGGAAGAAGTTGAAAACCGCCGCAACCTCGAGCTCTTTCAGGAAGGGAAGCTCCTCTTCCCACTCTGGGGCTCTCAGCTCAACCGCCAGGAGTTCCCCGAACCTCTCCTTTAGGAGCTGGAGCAAACCTTTAGAGCCGGGGGCGGGTTTAAAGTCGGGGGGGAACTGGGCAAGCAGCGCCTTCAGTTGGTTCCCCAGGAGTTTTGCCCCTTCTACAAACGGCTCAACGTTCTCCTTGGAGAGCACCCCTTCGTGGGTTATCCCCCTGTAGAGCTTTAAGGAAACGGCCAGACCGCTCTTTTTCAGCTTCTCTACGGTGCCTTCAGAGGGCGGCCTGTAGAAGGTTGAGTTTACCTCTAAGGCGTTAAAGCGGGAGGCGTAGAACTCCAACCACCTCGACTTGGGAGTGCCGGGAGGGTAGAAGCACCCCACCCACTCCCGGTAGTAGTAACCGCAGGTTCCTATGCCTATCAAGCTCTTCCCTTAATCAGGTTGAGCACCTCTCTTACCCTTTTGCCCACGCTACGGGCGGTTTTTAAGCCCCACTCGTCTATCTCAAACCTGTCGTCTACCTGTTTGGCAACGGCCGCACACCCGAAGTGGGCCGTGGGGTCTGAGTCTGCCACCAGTATCATCCCGTGGATAAGTGCCCAGGCGTGGATTGCCTGGAGGGTGTGCTCCTGGCCTCCGTGTTTGGTTGCACCTACGGCAATAGCCGCGCACACCTTGTCTTTGAGCTCCCAGTTGACCCTTAGGGTCCTTGAGCGGTCGAAGAGGGTCTTGAGCATTCCGGTAATGGAGCCAAAGTAAACGGGAGAGCCGATGATTATGGCGTCGGCCTCTTTCATTTTTGCGGCTATCTCCTCGTAGCCGTCTTTAACCACGCACACGCCGCCGTTTCTCTTGCAGGCGTTGCACACCTTGCAGTACTCTAAAACGTAGTCACACAGCGATATAACCTCGGTTTCAAACCCTTCAAGCTCTTTCAGGGCCTCCTGAAGCAGTAAGAGTGTAGAGCCTTTCCTGTGGGAGCCGTTGATGGCCAGAACTTTCATCTTCCCTCCTACCGTTTCTTAAAGACTATTCTGATTGGTATCTTGTTGAACCCGAACTTCTCCCTGAGCCTGTTCTCGAGGAACCTCCTGAACGACTTGGGAATTCCTTCTGGGTAGTTGGAGAAGAGCAGGAATGTTGGGGGTTTTGTCTTTACCTGGGTTCCGTAGTAAATCTTCACAATCTTGTTCTTGTAAACGGGGGGCTGGTGA is a window of Thermovibrio ammonificans HB-1 DNA encoding:
- a CDS encoding DUF72 domain-containing protein, whose translation is MIGIGTCGYYYREWVGCFYPPGTPKSRWLEFYASRFNALEVNSTFYRPPSEGTVEKLKKSGLAVSLKLYRGITHEGVLSKENVEPFVEGAKLLGNQLKALLAQFPPDFKPAPGSKGLLQLLKERFGELLAVELRAPEWEEELPFLKELEVAAVFNFFPKSLRWPRVGTATKELAYFRLHGPKRLYTGSYSQEELREVALKVKKLPSEVKLVFFNNTRDCSAPKDAQRLKELLSHNGGNQEEQKGNDGN
- a CDS encoding flavodoxin family protein, translating into MKVLAINGSHRKGSTLLLLQEALKELEGFETEVISLCDYVLEYCKVCNACKRNGGVCVVKDGYEEIAAKMKEADAIIIGSPVYFGSITGMLKTLFDRSRTLRVNWELKDKVCAAIAVGATKHGGQEHTLQAIHAWALIHGMILVADSDPTAHFGCAAVAKQVDDRFEIDEWGLKTARSVGKRVREVLNLIKGRA